In Brachypodium distachyon strain Bd21 chromosome 2, Brachypodium_distachyon_v3.0, whole genome shotgun sequence, one genomic interval encodes:
- the LOC100838073 gene encoding uncharacterized protein LOC100838073, translated as MAVYIRLDDAVRARLRGAASGSTGSTTSSGSEHDASACLSGLVQAFLETENSAALEEDHPAPKGSGAADDDGSSASAAAAAAAAAMRELLDPPAAEDPFRIRLAAAVSAALEAEGSHGHVHGAALRRAMVRRLRAAGYDAGVCKSRWEASGGGLTAGAHEYVDVVFSPSAAPSTRYIVDPEFRAGMEVARATAEYAAVVAAVPSPAVVAREESLGRAVRVAADAARRSLRAQGLHVPPWRKSRYMLAKWLGPYKRSPASTASAPAMAVLTAAPAGMMVEGVKCRAVGFFPPAAAAARIR; from the coding sequence atggccgtgtACATCCGGCTCGACGACGCCGTCCGCGCGCGCCTCCGCGGGGCCGCGTCAGGGTCCACCGGCAGCACgacgagcagcggcagcgagcACGACGCCTCCGCCTGCCTCTCCGGCCTCGTCCAGGCCTTCCTCGAGACGGAGAACTCCGCCGCCCTGGAGGAGGATCATCCCGCGCCCAAGGGATCCGGAGCCGCGGACGACGATGGCTCCTCGgcttctgccgcggcagcggcagcggcagctgccaTGCGAGAGCTCCTCGACCCGCCTGCTGCCGaggacccgttccggatcagGCTCGCAGCCGCCGTGTCTGCCGCGCTCGAGGCAGAGGGAAGCCACGGCCACGTCCACGGCGCGGCGCTCAGGCGGGCCATggtgcggcggctgcgggcCGCCGGGTACGACGCGGGCGTGTGCAAGTCCCGCTGGGAggcgtccggcggcgggcTAACCGCGGGCGCGCACGAGTACGTGGACGTGGTCTTCTCGCCGTCCGCGGCCCCAAGCACGAGGTACATTGTGGACCCGGAGTTCAGGGCGGGGATGGAGGTGGCGCGCGCGACGGCGGAGTACGCGGCCGTGGTGGCCGCCGTGCCGTCCCCCGCCGTGGTCGCGCGGGAGGAGTCCCTCGGGCGCGCCGTGCGCGTGGCGGCCGACGCCGCGCGCCGGTCGCTGCGTGCGCAGGGGCTTCACGTGCCGCCGTGGCGCAAGAGCCGGTACATGCTCGCCAAGTGGCTCGGGCCTTACAAGAGGTCGCCCGCGTCGACGGCCTCGGCGCCCGCGATGGCGGTGCTTacggcggcgcccgccgggaTGATGGTGGAGGGCGTCAAGTGCCGCGCCGTCGGGTTCTTcccaccggcc